A portion of the Mesobacillus sp. AQ2 genome contains these proteins:
- a CDS encoding ABC transporter substrate-binding protein, protein MSKKVKVFAAVFMSFLLFLTGCSNSNSSSTGTEKSTTASAPAKTDKSELVVGLDDDPPQLDPHFSTAAVDRQVFHSIYDKLVDVDEELNFVPMLAEKWDISEDGKTYTFTLQKDVKFHDGTPFNAEAVKFNFERMMDPNTGSPRASELSSIEKIEVVDDTTLKVVLSEPYSPFLAALSDRAGMMVSPTAVKEKGKDFANSPVGTGPFKFVSRVKQDKIVVEKNADYWGGAPKFEKIVYRPYADENVRLTNLTSGDVDIISKVPPKDVEKLKNDSNLTLSETGALGFQGLYLNHKSEPFNNKALRQALDLVIDREAIIKVALRDTAVASAGAIPPGTWAYDESIKPKKKDIEKAKKIMADAGYPDGFEFTLQLSPKPVEEQISQMIQSMAKEAGIKVNLEMVEFGTMLDNMDNFKFDAVRLGWSGRTDPDGNIYALFNTEGSINYGYSNPKMDELLEQARVETDQKERKKIYSEATKLGQEEVPFIFIYHEKDYKAYKNNLQGYKHIADQMMRFHDVSFK, encoded by the coding sequence GTGAGTAAAAAGGTAAAAGTATTTGCAGCAGTATTTATGAGTTTTTTATTGTTTCTGACTGGATGCAGCAATAGTAATTCTTCCAGTACAGGAACAGAAAAATCAACAACTGCCAGCGCTCCGGCGAAAACGGACAAATCAGAATTGGTGGTTGGATTGGATGATGATCCGCCGCAATTGGATCCTCACTTTTCTACAGCTGCTGTTGACCGACAAGTCTTCCACAGTATCTATGACAAGCTAGTTGATGTTGATGAAGAGCTTAATTTTGTGCCAATGCTTGCTGAAAAATGGGACATCTCCGAAGACGGTAAGACATACACCTTTACCTTGCAAAAGGACGTAAAGTTCCATGATGGAACTCCGTTCAATGCAGAAGCGGTTAAATTCAACTTTGAACGCATGATGGATCCTAATACTGGTTCACCGCGTGCATCTGAATTATCTTCTATTGAAAAGATTGAAGTAGTCGACGACACAACATTGAAGGTTGTGCTTTCCGAGCCTTACAGCCCATTCCTTGCGGCGTTATCTGACCGTGCAGGGATGATGGTTTCACCAACAGCAGTAAAGGAAAAGGGCAAAGACTTCGCTAATTCACCTGTAGGTACTGGTCCATTCAAGTTTGTGTCTCGTGTTAAGCAAGACAAAATCGTAGTAGAAAAGAATGCAGACTATTGGGGTGGAGCACCAAAGTTTGAAAAGATTGTTTATCGTCCCTATGCTGATGAAAACGTCAGACTGACAAACCTTACATCAGGTGATGTTGACATCATCAGCAAGGTTCCGCCAAAGGATGTCGAGAAGCTTAAGAATGATTCAAACCTTACCTTATCTGAAACGGGAGCTCTTGGATTCCAGGGTCTGTATTTGAACCATAAGAGTGAACCATTCAATAACAAAGCACTTCGCCAGGCACTTGACTTAGTCATCGACCGTGAAGCGATTATCAAGGTTGCCCTTCGCGATACAGCAGTAGCTTCAGCGGGAGCAATCCCTCCTGGAACATGGGCATATGATGAAAGTATCAAGCCGAAGAAGAAGGATATTGAAAAAGCGAAGAAAATTATGGCTGACGCAGGTTATCCGGATGGATTCGAGTTCACGCTGCAGTTGTCTCCAAAGCCGGTCGAGGAACAAATCTCGCAAATGATCCAATCCATGGCTAAAGAAGCAGGGATAAAGGTGAATCTTGAAATGGTTGAGTTTGGAACCATGCTTGATAATATGGATAACTTCAAATTTGATGCTGTCCGTTTGGGCTGGAGCGGAAGAACCGATCCAGATGGAAATATCTACGCGCTATTCAATACTGAAGGTTCAATCAACTATGGTTATTCCAATCCAAAAATGGACGAGCTATTAGAACAGGCCCGTGTGGAGACGGATCAAAAGGAAAGAAAGAAGATTTACTCAGAAGCTACAAAGCTTGGCCAGGAAGAAGTTCCGTTCATCTTCATTTATCATGAGAAGGATTACAAAGCATATAAGAACAACCTGCAAGGCTATAAACACATAGCGGATCAAATGATGCGCTTCCATGACGTTTCATTTAAATAA
- the nikB gene encoding nickel ABC transporter permease — translation MVKFLLRRLGLMVVILFLVSIIVFSLVHLTPGDPARMILGQEATEEALQALREQMGLNDPLYVQYFNWVTNVLQGDLGNSLKDNTPVLTVLLQKLPVTIQLSIMSFIIAMLIAIPAGIISATRKGTFWDYFGTTFALSGVSVPPFFLGILLIFIFSISLGWLAPSGYVEPWTNFKQSMLLMIMPALAVGVRLSAEITRMLRSSMLEVLEADYIRTAYAKGVLERGVVIGHALKNALIPVVTVSGLQLATFLGGAVITETIFAIPGLGRLVIDAIMTRDFPVVQGAVLFMAIAVVVVNFFIDVLYSILDPRIKLTGGQ, via the coding sequence GTGGTAAAGTTTTTGCTTCGTCGATTAGGACTTATGGTCGTTATCTTATTTTTAGTAAGCATAATCGTTTTTTCACTCGTTCATCTCACACCAGGCGACCCTGCAAGGATGATTCTCGGGCAGGAGGCCACTGAAGAAGCGCTGCAGGCATTGAGGGAGCAGATGGGCCTGAATGATCCTCTTTATGTCCAGTATTTTAACTGGGTAACAAATGTCCTTCAGGGAGATCTTGGGAATTCATTGAAAGATAATACTCCGGTTCTTACCGTGCTGCTTCAGAAGCTGCCGGTAACAATCCAGCTATCCATCATGTCATTTATCATTGCTATGCTGATTGCCATTCCAGCCGGTATTATTTCAGCTACAAGAAAAGGGACTTTCTGGGATTACTTTGGAACAACATTTGCATTGTCAGGGGTTTCAGTTCCACCGTTTTTCCTGGGAATTTTACTGATTTTCATCTTTTCGATTTCATTGGGATGGCTGGCACCTTCAGGGTATGTGGAGCCATGGACGAATTTTAAACAAAGCATGCTTTTAATGATTATGCCAGCCCTAGCAGTAGGGGTCAGATTGAGTGCAGAAATCACAAGGATGCTGCGTTCAAGCATGCTTGAAGTACTGGAGGCTGATTACATTAGGACCGCCTATGCGAAAGGTGTTCTTGAAAGAGGAGTCGTAATTGGCCATGCTTTGAAGAATGCACTTATTCCTGTCGTGACAGTTAGCGGATTGCAATTAGCCACCTTCCTTGGAGGTGCGGTGATCACCGAAACGATTTTTGCAATTCCGGGACTCGGAAGGCTTGTCATCGATGCCATCATGACAAGGGATTTTCCGGTTGTGCAGGGTGCCGTGCTGTTCATGGCTATCGCTGTTGTAGTGGTTAACTTCTTTATTGATGTTCTTTATTCGATTCTAGATCCGAGAATTAAGCTAACAGGGGGCCAGTGA
- a CDS encoding ABC transporter permease, whose product MEAQLNQKMTVVESPKKRRMKEMSSRFFQNKLAVAGGIFTLLLILMAVFAPVAAPYNPGEQDYAKFLQSPNSENLLGTDELGRDIFSRIIYGARVSIQAGIISVGIALLIGIPIGLFSGYYRGVLDEFVVMRFTDALLSFPPLVLALSLAAVLGAGLQNAMIAIGIIFTPNFIRLVRGEVLSQREREYVTAAKASGISDFKIIFKHILPNCMPPILVQATLSIAAAIISEASLSYLGLGTQPPTPSWGAMLSMGQGYLGDAPWISLFPGLFIFLTVLSINLFGDGLRDALDPKLK is encoded by the coding sequence ATGGAAGCACAGTTGAATCAAAAAATGACAGTTGTTGAGAGCCCGAAAAAGCGCAGAATGAAAGAGATGAGTTCCCGCTTTTTTCAAAATAAATTGGCTGTAGCTGGTGGTATTTTTACATTGCTGTTGATCCTTATGGCAGTTTTTGCTCCGGTGGCCGCCCCTTATAATCCTGGTGAGCAAGATTATGCAAAATTCCTCCAAAGCCCGAATTCAGAGAATCTTCTTGGGACAGATGAGCTTGGCCGTGATATTTTCAGCAGGATCATTTATGGGGCGAGAGTGTCAATCCAGGCCGGGATAATTTCGGTAGGCATCGCATTATTGATTGGAATCCCGATCGGTCTTTTTTCAGGATATTATCGCGGCGTTTTAGATGAATTTGTTGTCATGCGTTTTACGGATGCCCTGCTTTCATTCCCGCCGCTGGTACTGGCGCTTTCTCTTGCAGCTGTATTGGGAGCTGGATTGCAAAATGCCATGATTGCGATTGGAATCATTTTTACCCCTAACTTTATCCGTCTGGTCAGGGGAGAGGTATTGAGCCAGAGAGAGCGGGAATATGTTACGGCTGCTAAAGCATCCGGGATCAGTGATTTTAAAATCATTTTCAAGCATATCCTGCCGAACTGCATGCCGCCCATTCTGGTCCAGGCTACTCTATCGATTGCCGCGGCAATCATTTCTGAAGCTTCATTAAGCTATTTGGGGCTTGGTACTCAGCCTCCAACACCAAGCTGGGGTGCCATGCTTTCAATGGGACAAGGGTATCTTGGTGACGCGCCATGGATTTCGTTGTTTCCTGGACTGTTTATCTTTTTAACGGTTCTATCAATCAACTTATTTGGTGATGGACTGCGTGATGCATTAGATCCGAAGCTGAAGTGA
- a CDS encoding DUF1028 domain-containing protein, with the protein MTFSITARCEKTGMLGVAVSTARPAVGSLVPYVKTGIGAIATQATVNPFYGLDGIKLLAEGKLPAEVLEQLLASDPDPERRQCAIVDKYGNATGFTGKDTVPWQGHKIGFQFVVAGNMLTGPETIDAMFETYQALKNESLPERLLAALASGQEAGGDKRGRQSAALYVVDQEEYPLVDVRADEHHEPVQELIRIYKQCQEDLFPYTANLVKRREEAIE; encoded by the coding sequence ATGACATTTTCGATAACTGCTAGATGTGAGAAAACAGGAATGCTGGGCGTCGCGGTATCAACTGCAAGACCAGCAGTCGGCTCACTAGTCCCTTATGTGAAAACCGGTATAGGAGCAATAGCAACCCAAGCAACTGTTAATCCGTTTTATGGCCTTGACGGAATCAAGCTTTTAGCTGAAGGAAAATTACCAGCTGAAGTGCTGGAGCAATTACTGGCTTCAGACCCGGATCCGGAGAGAAGGCAATGTGCCATCGTTGATAAGTATGGGAATGCTACTGGTTTTACAGGTAAAGACACTGTTCCATGGCAAGGACATAAAATCGGATTTCAGTTCGTTGTCGCTGGCAATATGCTGACAGGACCCGAAACGATCGATGCCATGTTTGAAACGTATCAGGCACTGAAAAACGAAAGTTTGCCAGAAAGACTATTAGCGGCTCTTGCCAGCGGACAGGAAGCAGGAGGAGACAAACGTGGAAGGCAGTCAGCTGCTCTTTATGTTGTTGACCAAGAAGAGTATCCTCTGGTTGATGTCAGAGCGGATGAACATCATGAGCCTGTCCAAGAACTAATTAGAATCTATAAACAATGCCAGGAAGATCTATTTCCATACACTGCTAATCTAGTAAAACGAAGGGAGGAGGCAATCGAATGA
- a CDS encoding ABC transporter ATP-binding protein, translating into MTQPLLEVKNLKVSFAGKKKTTNIVAGLSFNVEKGKTLCIVGESGCGKSMTSLSVMGLLPKTGEIEGEILLKGDNLTEKSMKQMSKIRGNQISMIFQEPMTSLNPVQTVGKQIAETIILHQKVSKKEARQKAVEMLQLVGIPSPDKRIDAYPHELSGGMRQRVMIAIALSCNPELLIADEPTTALDVTIQAQILDLMKNLQKELDMGIIMITHDLAVVSEMADTVLVMYAGKAVEYGSRTSIFNNPLHPYTQGLMKCIPDVDAEEDVEELFVIKGSVPSPDAMPAGCRFADRCPYVQDICRAQSPDLEQVDSHHTVSCWKYTNLWEEGEKNGPAISEVAVGKSS; encoded by the coding sequence ATGACACAGCCATTATTGGAAGTAAAGAATCTTAAGGTCAGCTTTGCTGGGAAAAAGAAGACGACAAATATTGTAGCCGGATTATCCTTTAATGTGGAAAAAGGGAAAACCCTTTGTATTGTTGGGGAATCAGGCTGTGGAAAAAGTATGACCTCCCTTTCGGTCATGGGCCTGCTTCCTAAGACAGGGGAAATTGAAGGAGAAATTCTTTTAAAGGGTGACAACCTTACGGAGAAGTCAATGAAGCAGATGAGTAAAATCAGGGGCAATCAGATTTCGATGATATTCCAGGAACCTATGACTTCTCTCAATCCTGTACAGACAGTGGGAAAGCAGATTGCTGAGACCATTATTCTCCACCAGAAGGTAAGCAAAAAAGAAGCGCGCCAGAAGGCGGTTGAAATGCTTCAGCTAGTAGGAATCCCTTCACCGGACAAACGAATCGATGCCTATCCTCATGAACTGAGCGGTGGAATGAGGCAAAGGGTCATGATTGCGATTGCGCTTAGCTGCAACCCGGAACTGCTAATTGCAGATGAGCCGACCACAGCGCTTGATGTGACGATTCAGGCTCAGATTCTTGATCTCATGAAGAATCTGCAAAAAGAATTGGATATGGGAATTATTATGATTACCCACGACTTGGCGGTTGTATCTGAAATGGCAGATACAGTACTGGTTATGTATGCCGGTAAAGCGGTGGAATATGGTTCGAGAACATCCATTTTCAACAATCCGCTGCATCCATATACACAAGGTCTGATGAAGTGCATCCCTGATGTAGACGCTGAGGAAGATGTGGAAGAACTTTTTGTGATAAAAGGATCTGTGCCATCTCCGGATGCAATGCCAGCAGGCTGCAGATTTGCGGACCGATGCCCGTATGTACAGGATATCTGCAGGGCACAATCCCCAGATCTTGAGCAAGTCGATTCACACCACACAGTCAGTTGCTGGAAATACACAAATTTATGGGAGGAAGGTGAGAAAAATGGGCCAGCCATTAGCGAAGTTGCCGTCGGAAAATCTTCTTGA
- a CDS encoding dipeptide ABC transporter ATP-binding protein codes for MGQPLAKLPSENLLDVQDLKKHFPVGDQGFFGEKQVVKALDGITFALKRGETLGIVGESGCGKSTMGRAILRLHEPSSGTIVYDGVDITRVSKRQMRDNRKDMQIIFQDPYGSLNPRMTVGSMLSEIVETHKIVPKKELYDYVCNLLVEVGLSEQHYYRFPHEFSGGQRQRVSIARALCTNPKLIVCDEAVSALDVSVQSQILNLLQRLKNEHQLTYLFISHDLSVVKHVSDRVAVMYLGKMVELADKRELYDNPLHPYTKALLSAIPSTKEDKKRERVILKGDVPSPINVPSGCRFHTRCPLATDRCRAEEPAFREVSENHFAACHYA; via the coding sequence ATGGGCCAGCCATTAGCGAAGTTGCCGTCGGAAAATCTTCTTGATGTACAGGACTTGAAGAAACACTTTCCTGTCGGTGATCAAGGGTTCTTTGGAGAAAAACAGGTGGTAAAGGCATTGGATGGTATCACCTTTGCTCTGAAAAGAGGGGAAACGCTGGGAATTGTAGGCGAATCGGGGTGCGGTAAATCTACGATGGGCCGAGCCATCCTCAGACTTCATGAACCAAGCTCTGGAACAATCGTTTATGACGGAGTGGATATTACCAGGGTTTCCAAGCGTCAGATGCGCGATAATCGGAAAGATATGCAGATTATTTTCCAGGATCCTTACGGTTCACTCAATCCGCGAATGACTGTTGGATCCATGTTGTCAGAAATCGTGGAAACTCACAAAATTGTACCGAAGAAAGAGCTATATGATTATGTCTGCAATCTGCTTGTCGAAGTTGGCCTTTCAGAACAGCATTATTATCGATTCCCGCACGAATTTTCAGGAGGACAGCGGCAGCGTGTGAGCATTGCTCGTGCACTTTGCACAAACCCGAAATTAATTGTGTGCGATGAGGCGGTCTCTGCATTGGATGTATCCGTCCAGTCCCAAATCCTTAATCTGCTGCAGCGTTTGAAAAATGAACATCAGCTGACATATTTATTTATTTCCCACGATCTTAGTGTTGTGAAGCATGTGAGCGACCGAGTCGCGGTTATGTATTTAGGGAAAATGGTCGAGCTGGCTGATAAGAGAGAACTTTACGATAATCCGCTCCACCCTTATACAAAGGCATTGCTTTCTGCCATTCCTTCAACCAAAGAAGATAAGAAGAGGGAAAGGGTTATCTTAAAAGGTGATGTCCCGAGTCCGATCAATGTTCCGAGCGGCTGTCGTTTCCATACAAGGTGCCCGCTGGCTACGGATCGATGCAGGGCAGAGGAGCCGGCTTTTCGAGAGGTAAGCGAGAATCATTTTGCTGCTTGCCATTATGCATAA
- a CDS encoding gamma-glutamyltransferase family protein — MNLDYLNYPYHSQRTVTFARKGMVATSQPLAAQAGLDILKKGGNAIDAAIATAACLTVVEPTSNGIGGDAFALVWVKGELHGLNASGPAPKNISIDAVKEKGHEKMPTFGLVPVTVPGVPAAWAELSRRFGKLPLTEVLQPAIEYAEKGYPLSPVLGKYWNIAFEKFKEIFKGDEYKGWFDTFAPNGQAPKIGEVWKSEGHASTLREIAETNAESFYRGGLAEKIDEFSKQHGGFISKEDLASYKPEWVQPIKVNYRGYDVWEIPPNGQGIVALMALNMLKGYELNEKESVDTYHKQIEAMKLAFADAKKYVTDPEKMTVSSEQLLSDEYAETRRSLIGESARLPEPGTPPKGGTVYLAAADEEGNMISFIQSNYMGFGSGIVVPGTGIALQNRGADFSLDPSHDNCLEPGKKTYHTIIPGFLTKDNEAVGPFGVMGGYMQPQGHAQVIMNTIDFNLNPQSALDSPRWQWMEGNKVVVENTFPPHIAQALARKGHEIQVALDGGGFGRGQIIWRDPATGVLSGGTESRTDGAIAAW, encoded by the coding sequence ATGAACTTAGATTATTTAAATTATCCATACCATTCACAAAGAACGGTAACCTTTGCCAGGAAAGGCATGGTTGCTACTTCTCAGCCGCTGGCGGCACAGGCGGGACTGGATATTTTGAAAAAGGGGGGAAATGCCATTGATGCTGCCATTGCAACAGCAGCATGCTTAACCGTAGTTGAGCCAACTTCCAATGGCATTGGAGGGGATGCATTCGCATTAGTCTGGGTAAAAGGTGAGCTCCACGGTCTTAACGCCAGCGGTCCTGCTCCAAAAAACATCTCAATCGATGCTGTTAAGGAAAAAGGTCATGAAAAAATGCCGACCTTTGGCCTGGTTCCTGTTACCGTTCCCGGTGTACCGGCAGCATGGGCGGAGCTGTCAAGACGCTTTGGCAAGCTGCCGCTGACCGAAGTTTTGCAGCCGGCGATTGAATATGCAGAAAAGGGATATCCTTTATCGCCAGTCCTCGGCAAGTATTGGAATATTGCCTTTGAAAAATTCAAAGAAATCTTTAAAGGTGACGAATACAAAGGCTGGTTTGATACATTTGCTCCAAATGGGCAGGCGCCGAAAATAGGCGAAGTGTGGAAATCTGAAGGCCACGCAAGCACTTTGCGTGAAATTGCCGAAACCAATGCGGAAAGTTTTTATCGCGGGGGACTGGCTGAAAAAATAGATGAATTTTCAAAGCAGCATGGCGGCTTTATTTCAAAAGAGGATTTAGCCTCATATAAGCCTGAATGGGTACAGCCGATCAAAGTCAATTACAGAGGCTATGATGTATGGGAAATCCCGCCGAATGGCCAGGGAATTGTTGCTTTAATGGCGCTGAACATGCTGAAGGGCTATGAACTGAATGAAAAAGAGTCTGTGGATACATACCACAAGCAAATCGAAGCAATGAAGCTTGCATTTGCGGATGCAAAGAAATATGTTACCGACCCTGAGAAAATGACAGTATCCTCGGAACAGCTATTATCGGACGAATATGCCGAAACAAGAAGAAGCTTGATCGGTGAATCCGCAAGACTGCCGGAGCCTGGTACACCTCCAAAGGGCGGAACCGTTTATCTCGCTGCAGCGGATGAGGAAGGAAACATGATTTCATTCATCCAGAGTAATTATATGGGCTTCGGTTCAGGAATCGTCGTACCAGGAACAGGAATCGCCCTGCAAAACCGAGGTGCCGATTTTTCATTAGATCCATCTCATGATAACTGCCTTGAACCTGGCAAGAAGACATACCATACCATCATTCCGGGGTTCTTGACAAAGGATAATGAAGCAGTCGGTCCTTTCGGAGTCATGGGAGGATACATGCAGCCACAGGGGCACGCCCAGGTCATCATGAACACAATCGACTTCAACCTCAATCCACAGTCTGCGCTTGATTCGCCGCGCTGGCAATGGATGGAGGGTAACAAGGTGGTTGTTGAAAACACTTTCCCTCCCCATATTGCCCAGGCACTTGCCAGGAAAGGCCACGAAATCCAAGTCGCATTGGATGGAGGAGGATTTGGAAGGGGCCAAATTATCTGGAGAGACCCTGCCACTGGAGTGCTTTCGGGCGGAACAGAGTCGAGGACTGACGGTGCAATCGCAGCTTGGTAA
- a CDS encoding chromate transporter codes for MKQLDLFLAFFRVGMLGYGGGPSSIPLVHKEVVEKYKWMNDDEFADVLALGNTLPGPIATKMAGYIGYRVAGFTGMVNATAATIVPTILLMIILLTSLSSFKDLPWVDGMTKAVVPVVGVMLATMTWDFFKKSNETLGKVNAGLMIVGGLILMEVLNIHPAILILVLLILAIAKKDKAPGVENKSERGVG; via the coding sequence ATGAAGCAGCTCGATCTATTCCTGGCATTCTTCCGAGTAGGAATGCTGGGGTATGGCGGCGGACCATCATCCATCCCGCTCGTTCATAAAGAGGTTGTCGAAAAATATAAATGGATGAATGATGATGAATTCGCTGATGTATTAGCTTTAGGTAATACCCTTCCAGGCCCGATTGCTACAAAGATGGCTGGATATATCGGCTACCGTGTGGCTGGTTTTACAGGAATGGTGAACGCCACAGCAGCAACAATCGTTCCGACAATCTTGTTGATGATTATATTATTAACCTCCCTATCTTCGTTTAAAGATTTACCCTGGGTTGACGGGATGACAAAAGCTGTGGTACCGGTGGTTGGTGTAATGCTGGCAACCATGACATGGGACTTTTTCAAGAAATCAAATGAAACTCTGGGAAAAGTGAATGCAGGTTTGATGATTGTTGGAGGACTAATACTGATGGAAGTACTTAACATCCATCCTGCTATCCTTATTCTTGTATTGTTAATTCTTGCAATAGCTAAAAAGGATAAGGCTCCTGGGGTGGAGAATAAGAGTGAAAGAGGGGTAGGCTAA
- a CDS encoding chromate transporter, which translates to MIYWHIFLAFFIPGILGYGGGPASIPLVENEVVDRYGWMTVPEFSEVLAIGNALPGPIATKLAGYIGYEQGGILGAAVGIFATVAPSLILMIFLLGVLYRYKDSPKVKRMTNYIRPIIAVLLGVMTFNFFFSSYVDSGMIQTVLLIAVSYLLLEKWKVHPAYVITASLAYGGLFL; encoded by the coding sequence ATGATTTATTGGCATATATTCCTCGCCTTTTTCATTCCGGGAATACTGGGTTATGGAGGAGGACCGGCATCGATTCCTCTGGTAGAAAATGAGGTGGTCGACCGCTATGGCTGGATGACAGTACCGGAATTCAGCGAAGTTCTCGCAATCGGAAACGCCCTGCCAGGACCAATCGCCACTAAACTGGCAGGATATATTGGATATGAACAGGGAGGGATACTAGGAGCTGCAGTCGGCATATTCGCAACAGTCGCCCCTTCACTGATCTTAATGATTTTTCTCCTTGGAGTCTTGTACCGTTATAAAGATTCCCCAAAGGTTAAAAGAATGACGAATTATATCAGACCAATCATTGCAGTATTGCTGGGTGTCATGACTTTTAACTTTTTCTTTAGCTCTTATGTAGACAGTGGAATGATACAAACAGTCCTCTTAATTGCTGTCAGCTACTTGCTATTGGAAAAATGGAAAGTTCATCCCGCATATGTCATTACAGCATCGTTAGCCTATGGCGGTTTATTCCTATAA
- a CDS encoding TatD family hydrolase, translated as MKIIDAHIHLSNIKSFYETAEKLSFVDYSAAGIQQEFKDANVVLGIGMGLTETDKMGFPDYEARTPMGLDLESEVPANIFWCAGVNPYDLDEAALNRLEDELQHPKTVGIKIYLGYYPFYAYDDVYEPVYKLAAKYQLPVVFHTGDTYSERGYLKYSHPMAIDEVAVNHRDVNFLMAHFGDPWTLTGAEIIYKNPNVFADLSGLIVGTKEDLDKRSKGRFLDHLRHALEFADSYDKLLFGTDWPLIPIGPYIEFIKALIPPEHHEDVFYNTALKLFPKIRPFVE; from the coding sequence ATGAAAATCATCGATGCCCATATCCATCTATCAAATATAAAATCCTTTTATGAAACGGCCGAGAAGCTGTCGTTTGTCGACTATTCCGCTGCCGGCATCCAGCAGGAATTCAAGGATGCCAATGTGGTTCTCGGGATTGGCATGGGGTTGACCGAAACCGACAAGATGGGGTTTCCGGATTATGAAGCCCGGACTCCGATGGGACTGGATTTGGAGTCTGAAGTGCCAGCTAATATCTTCTGGTGTGCCGGGGTAAATCCATACGACCTAGATGAGGCAGCACTCAACCGGCTTGAGGATGAACTTCAACATCCAAAGACAGTCGGAATCAAGATTTATCTTGGATACTATCCTTTTTATGCCTATGACGATGTGTATGAACCAGTCTACAAGCTTGCTGCAAAATACCAGCTCCCGGTCGTGTTCCATACAGGCGATACTTATTCCGAACGCGGATACCTGAAATATTCCCATCCGATGGCGATTGACGAGGTCGCGGTCAATCATCGTGATGTTAATTTCTTGATGGCCCATTTTGGAGATCCATGGACCCTGACCGGAGCGGAAATCATTTATAAGAATCCAAATGTTTTTGCTGATTTGTCAGGGTTGATTGTCGGCACAAAGGAAGACTTGGATAAACGCAGCAAGGGACGTTTCCTTGATCACCTGCGCCATGCACTGGAATTCGCCGATTCCTATGATAAACTGCTGTTCGGCACAGATTGGCCGTTGATTCCAATCGGACCATACATCGAGTTTATCAAAGCTTTGATTCCGCCGGAGCATCATGAGGATGTATTTTACAATACGGCACTTAAGTTATTTCCGAAAATCAGGCCGTTTGTTGAGTAA